GCTTGAGGGGAGTGTGGGGGTTGTGATGCTTTCGGACTCCGTCCCTGAGCGGGTGGGGCCGCGGGTTCTTGATGCGGCGCGGGAGGTTGCCGACGCGCTGCGCTAGGCGCGCTGCGTGCCGGTTATTTGTGCGGGGTATCAGTGCCGGGGGTTTTGCGCAGTTCCCCGCGCCCCTTGTCGGCGGTCCGTTGTCTTCTGCGGGTTCGTCTCGGCTGGGTGCGCAGTTCCCCGCGCCCCTGAGTGAAGCGGTCTGTTGTTGGCTGCGGGCCGGGTGTGGCTGGGTGCGCGGTTCCCCGCGCCCCTATGGGGCGCCCTCGTCCCGCCTGGCCCTCGCGTTAGATTGGGCCCGTGCTTCTCTCTCGGATTTCTCGGACCAGGGCCCTTGCCGTTTGTGCATTGCCTGTGGTGGCTCTGCTTGCCGTAGCGGGGTTTGCGCCGTTGCCGTTCGCCATCGCTCAGCCCGGGCCGACCACCGATGTGCTCGGGGATTCGAAGGGGAAGCCCGTCATCGAGATCTCCGGGGCGCCCACGCGTGACACGTCGGGGAAGCTGCGGATGGTGACGATCGTGGCTACGGGGCCCGACGCGGAGGTGAGTCTGGGTGACGTCGTCGACAGCTGGTTCCGTACGGACCGTGCCGTCATGCCCCGCGACGCCGTATACCCCTCGGGCGACTCCACCAAGGAGATCGAGCAGCACAACCTCGGCGAGATGAAGAAGTCGCAGGACTCCGCGACCGAGGCCGCGCTCGGCTTTCTGGGCAAGTCCCCGAACGAGGTGAAGGTGGACCTCCAGCTCGCTGACGTCGGCGGGCCGAGCGCGGGGCTCTTCTTCTCCCTCGGCATCGTCGACAAGCTGGACGGCAACGGCAGCGGGGGCGATCTCACGGGCGGCCGTTCCATCGCCGGTACGGGCACCATCACCTCCGGCGGGAAGGTCGGCGCCG
The DNA window shown above is from Streptomyces sp. NBC_01445 and carries:
- a CDS encoding S16 family serine protease — translated: MLLSRISRTRALAVCALPVVALLAVAGFAPLPFAIAQPGPTTDVLGDSKGKPVIEISGAPTRDTSGKLRMVTIVATGPDAEVSLGDVVDSWFRTDRAVMPRDAVYPSGDSTKEIEQHNLGEMKKSQDSATEAALGFLGKSPNEVKVDLQLADVGGPSAGLFFSLGIVDKLDGNGSGGDLTGGRSIAGTGTITSGGKVGAVGGVSLKTQAAWRDGAKVFLVPRAECGDAKAESPKGMRLIPVTTLQGAVSALTALDKGDGSKVPSC